From the Halorhabdus utahensis DSM 12940 genome, one window contains:
- a CDS encoding SDR family oxidoreductase: MDILVLGAGGLLGSNVVHHALEDDFAVSGTYYEAEPSVDAPLAKVDIRDREAIREQLEERRPDAVINCAAMTDVDACETASGVAHEINAEAPGQIASACAERAIPLVHVSTDYVFDGDTDTPYTESATPNPIQVYGESKRDGEVRVRESEAETIIVRPSFIYGVHRASGELTGFPAWVRDRLAAGESTPLFTDQWVTPSRAGATASTILALLETEFHGTVHVASRSCVMPYTFGQAICRQMDAPAVLLEEGSQTEVDRAAARPTDTCLAVDRVESVLDRPQPTLEADLTAIEPWLSG; encoded by the coding sequence ATGGACATACTGGTTCTCGGTGCCGGTGGGCTGCTCGGTAGCAACGTCGTCCACCACGCCCTCGAGGACGACTTCGCGGTCTCCGGGACGTACTACGAAGCGGAGCCATCGGTGGATGCACCGCTCGCGAAAGTAGATATCCGCGATCGAGAGGCAATCCGAGAGCAACTCGAGGAACGACGACCGGACGCAGTCATCAACTGTGCGGCGATGACCGACGTCGACGCCTGCGAGACGGCATCCGGGGTGGCCCACGAGATCAACGCCGAAGCACCGGGACAGATCGCCTCAGCGTGCGCGGAGCGCGCCATTCCACTGGTCCACGTTTCGACGGATTACGTCTTCGATGGCGACACTGACACGCCGTACACTGAATCGGCAACGCCGAATCCGATTCAGGTGTACGGAGAATCGAAACGCGACGGCGAGGTGCGTGTCAGAGAATCCGAGGCCGAGACGATCATCGTCCGGCCGTCGTTCATCTACGGTGTCCACCGCGCCAGTGGAGAGCTGACGGGATTCCCTGCCTGGGTCCGGGACCGCCTCGCAGCCGGCGAGTCGACGCCGCTGTTCACGGACCAGTGGGTGACACCGAGCCGGGCCGGGGCGACTGCCTCGACGATCCTCGCACTCCTTGAGACCGAGTTCCACGGGACTGTCCACGTCGCGAGTCGATCGTGCGTTATGCCGTATACGTTCGGACAAGCGATCTGTCGACAGATGGATGCGCCGGCGGTGTTACTTGAAGAGGGATCACAGACTGAGGTCGACCGGGCTGCCGCTCGACCGACCGATACCTGTCTGGCGGTCGATCGGGTCGAGTCAGTGCTCGATCGGCCACAGCCGACACTCGAGGCGGACCTCACGGCGATCGAGCCCTGGTTGTCGGGCTAG
- the rfbB gene encoding dTDP-glucose 4,6-dehydratase, with translation MRVLVTGGAGFIGSNFVHYLLDATDHEIVVLDALTYAGDKSNLDGALDSPRCEFVEGDIRDQELVEERTADVEAIVNFAAESHVDRSIHEDAPFVSTNVGGTQTLLDAARTHDIERFVQISTDEVYGQIAEGTFSEDDKLDPRNPYAATKAGADHLAMSYHVTYDVPVLITRSSNNYGPRQHREKLIPKFLTRAAEGESLPLYGDGTNVREWTYVRDNCRAIERVLADGEPGEIYNVGSGEELPNVEVAERILEAVDAPESLIEFVEDRPGHDQRYALDTAKIEELWWEAEWSFEEGLEETVRYYLDE, from the coding sequence ATGCGCGTTCTCGTCACTGGCGGTGCCGGTTTCATCGGCTCGAACTTCGTCCACTATCTGCTCGACGCGACCGACCACGAGATCGTTGTCCTGGACGCCCTCACCTACGCGGGTGATAAATCCAACCTCGACGGCGCACTCGACTCGCCACGCTGTGAGTTCGTCGAGGGCGACATTCGTGATCAGGAACTGGTCGAAGAACGCACTGCCGACGTGGAGGCGATCGTCAATTTCGCCGCAGAGTCACACGTCGACCGATCGATCCACGAGGACGCCCCCTTTGTTTCGACCAACGTCGGGGGTACCCAGACGCTCCTGGACGCCGCACGAACCCACGACATCGAGCGGTTCGTCCAGATTTCGACCGACGAGGTGTACGGCCAGATCGCCGAAGGGACCTTTAGCGAGGATGACAAGCTCGACCCCCGAAACCCGTATGCGGCGACGAAAGCCGGCGCCGATCACCTGGCCATGAGCTATCACGTCACCTACGACGTTCCTGTCCTCATCACCCGATCGTCGAACAACTACGGTCCCCGACAGCACCGGGAAAAGCTGATTCCGAAGTTCCTCACCCGGGCCGCCGAGGGGGAGTCCCTCCCGCTGTACGGCGACGGGACGAACGTCCGGGAGTGGACGTACGTCCGGGACAACTGCCGGGCGATCGAGAGGGTGCTGGCGGACGGGGAACCGGGCGAGATCTACAACGTCGGTAGCGGCGAGGAGTTGCCGAACGTCGAGGTCGCCGAACGTATCCTCGAAGCCGTCGACGCGCCCGAATCGCTGATCGAGTTCGTCGAGGACCGACCGGGACACGATCAGCGATACGCGCTGGATACGGCGAAGATCGAGGAGTTGTGGTGGGAGGCCGAATGGTCGTTTGAAGAGGGGCTCGAAGAAACGGTACGGTACTATTTGGATGAGTAG
- a CDS encoding PKD domain-containing protein: MAKDDTFLSDDFEEYAIGSFPGRWQQSGNSDQKIVDEPVTSGDKALQLVGSYGSCWQALAHRELGSSLPKDESVIVRGEIDPTGEGGGGCHGTKNGSIDIRENPSAWPNVGFKRKLIQFDAEGSVRGGGIDLGSCEIGVYNSFKIEYYWDSNGEEVNLQYQINGEFRGETTVDVQTNDSGDVVESKLQYLTVVSGDYKIHVDRLSIVSGSDIITRPDLNSEISVSTATTSPGNQITFDASKSTGQIDTYKWEFSDDTSATGLTVTRSFDTTGIYSITLTTVDGDETDTTTSEVAVVRETELNFSAQPAQPVTGQSVTFEGTGGNSYTWDFGDGRGATGQQVTHTYDESGDYRVTLATEQDTVTRTISVNSANIEIANLDRDIGGTLLPKLGIDEGVEATINTADGQDIDRVEFYFAGQKAISKSPPYDASLTIDDIEPPATPLTVRAVTTDGMQQDFQQDIPIQRLPDWLEFLLKSTDTLGVALTDEEIEITYTPLSNLAPGIDIPNDLLGGDESPRENGDGDYDFGVAMGGIYDPRTNEAELTAAGNITAEVMALAFEIKVALIGEIEATTLELQSAQADIDSLLSFDVAPPTIPVPVSIPIPGTDSAIGIVPTILISADGTFDFNADLSFDTGTVEPGVELQVSIGIALELPALPDGELKGVPSGGIDGQFDVGTDDWNIQATFFLAGKVVLDPPFLPGITLEQDPIWDQPLTGSTTEQVTATTVSRPRVCHKSAGGPQPLPEIDSVDTVSVDTDTISPRESFRLTDRPYEDIEPVLASPAENTQVVIWGQQAENKPADAGHDLVGRWYENGSWSKTFAITDDTYANASPVCAAMSTGEILLAWKRLPEDLTASGEQLDTLAAVNNTRDKAEIAYSIYDGNSWSDPTLLTSTSVTQRRPTVAKADGEWHLAWESFDRETGSTTVRSTVVSPDGTTAPISEWSGAASPDLGRRNDGTVDLAYLVWDGAQVTGVTHTIRDGTATMSDQTYSATAADTVVVSNGRVLWATNTNRDPTLVEGTDGTTTELSLREDVAEVRELSFSSRSDEAILSYISTLEGKDTRDQVYRLDRGNGWIFDRRITENIKDGLRVRYSDLVFAGSASFLSAYAVRDTGTDAVSDVFATLQEFGPAYAIDGSIDSGTAGGETTLSYTLENRGDVDGAEQVTVRILRDGTEIKAITHKPLESGGTLARNWTVTVGDGGEFELQLDVPEPSLETEPHSVELIAATVQLRVDTVAATRIGPSEATIAVTVTNHGGAVAENVPVELSDAAGPVGTPMLDRIEPETTTTVETVIDPVSLDNSDTHTVRLDPNERLPPQAETTSLRRTYLVRPDLRVEDIRYREDNDRFVRVLVSNHGPGEGTASLTIRDGTDTELATTDISLPPAKTENGSTVAVHRAIDLQVPTLEPAQTVAIEAEPDVSNLHQETLSRVETAEPILPGEYRGDVGDLTVNASNETIPVGGEASIDVSADNVGQLIIENIWTDWTVSVDVPSDIVEKSVEANGRVTLTWPSTKSAVSPTLAISVPDRYIGGTYEVNLTATNASDVAETTSMLVIK; this comes from the coding sequence ATGGCAAAAGATGATACATTTCTCTCTGATGACTTTGAGGAGTATGCTATTGGTTCGTTCCCTGGCCGATGGCAACAGAGTGGAAACAGCGATCAAAAAATCGTTGATGAACCCGTCACAAGCGGCGACAAAGCGCTTCAGCTTGTAGGTAGTTACGGCAGTTGTTGGCAGGCATTAGCGCACCGGGAACTTGGTAGCTCTTTGCCTAAGGACGAGTCAGTCATCGTCCGCGGAGAGATCGATCCGACTGGTGAGGGAGGAGGCGGCTGTCATGGCACAAAGAATGGAAGCATTGACATACGAGAGAATCCATCGGCTTGGCCAAATGTCGGATTCAAAAGAAAGCTGATTCAATTCGATGCAGAGGGGTCCGTTCGAGGCGGCGGTATTGATCTCGGATCATGTGAGATTGGTGTGTATAATAGTTTCAAAATTGAATACTACTGGGATTCAAACGGAGAAGAAGTGAATCTTCAGTACCAAATCAATGGCGAATTCAGAGGGGAGACGACTGTTGATGTCCAGACCAATGATAGTGGGGATGTTGTTGAATCCAAGCTTCAATACCTCACTGTAGTTAGTGGTGACTATAAAATACATGTGGACCGCCTTTCAATCGTTTCTGGCTCAGATATTATAACACGTCCAGATCTCAATTCAGAAATTTCCGTTTCGACCGCTACTACGTCTCCTGGCAACCAGATTACCTTTGATGCGAGTAAGTCGACGGGCCAAATTGATACGTATAAATGGGAGTTCAGCGATGATACTTCAGCCACAGGATTAACCGTCACCCGTAGCTTCGATACTACGGGAATATATTCTATCACTTTGACTACCGTAGATGGTGATGAGACGGATACGACGACATCAGAGGTTGCCGTTGTCAGGGAAACGGAACTCAATTTCTCGGCCCAACCAGCACAGCCGGTAACCGGACAATCCGTCACATTCGAAGGAACCGGAGGCAATTCATACACTTGGGATTTCGGTGACGGGAGAGGGGCAACTGGTCAGCAAGTCACCCACACCTATGACGAGTCTGGCGACTATCGCGTGACACTTGCGACAGAGCAGGATACAGTCACTCGTACTATCTCGGTGAATTCAGCGAACATAGAGATAGCCAATCTCGATCGAGATATCGGCGGAACATTGCTTCCGAAACTTGGTATCGATGAGGGTGTCGAAGCGACCATTAACACGGCTGATGGACAGGATATCGATCGTGTGGAATTCTATTTTGCTGGTCAAAAAGCCATCTCCAAGAGTCCGCCATACGATGCGTCCCTCACGATCGACGACATCGAACCACCTGCCACTCCGCTCACGGTCCGTGCGGTCACGACTGATGGAATGCAACAAGACTTTCAACAGGACATTCCTATTCAGCGACTCCCTGACTGGCTTGAATTCTTGCTGAAGTCTACGGACACACTCGGCGTTGCACTGACCGACGAAGAAATTGAGATCACATATACTCCCCTATCGAATCTCGCCCCGGGGATTGACATTCCAAATGATCTTCTTGGAGGAGATGAATCTCCCCGCGAGAACGGTGACGGCGATTATGATTTCGGCGTCGCGATGGGCGGTATCTACGATCCCCGGACCAACGAGGCCGAACTGACTGCCGCGGGGAACATCACTGCCGAAGTGATGGCACTCGCATTCGAAATCAAGGTCGCATTGATTGGGGAAATCGAAGCAACGACGCTTGAACTGCAGAGTGCGCAAGCAGATATTGACAGCCTCCTATCATTTGATGTCGCACCACCCACAATACCCGTTCCAGTCAGCATTCCGATTCCCGGGACTGACAGTGCTATCGGTATCGTGCCAACAATCCTCATTTCCGCCGACGGAACGTTCGATTTCAATGCAGACCTTTCGTTCGATACTGGCACAGTGGAACCAGGTGTCGAACTTCAAGTGTCGATCGGTATCGCGCTTGAGCTCCCTGCCCTTCCTGACGGGGAACTCAAAGGCGTTCCGAGTGGTGGAATTGATGGTCAATTCGACGTTGGCACTGACGACTGGAACATTCAGGCCACATTTTTCCTCGCGGGAAAAGTCGTCCTTGATCCACCGTTCCTTCCCGGAATCACACTGGAGCAAGATCCGATCTGGGATCAGCCACTCACAGGGAGTACTACAGAACAAGTAACAGCGACCACAGTGTCTCGACCACGTGTCTGTCACAAGTCTGCGGGAGGCCCGCAACCGCTCCCAGAGATCGATAGTGTGGACACTGTTTCCGTTGATACTGACACAATTTCACCGCGGGAGTCGTTCCGTCTCACTGACCGGCCTTACGAGGACATCGAACCGGTACTCGCAAGCCCGGCAGAGAATACACAAGTCGTGATCTGGGGGCAACAGGCCGAGAACAAACCAGCTGATGCAGGTCACGATCTTGTCGGCCGGTGGTACGAGAACGGTTCCTGGAGCAAGACGTTTGCAATTACCGACGACACATATGCAAATGCCAGTCCAGTTTGTGCAGCGATGTCGACTGGTGAGATTCTTCTCGCCTGGAAACGCCTACCCGAAGACCTCACGGCAAGTGGAGAGCAACTGGACACGCTTGCTGCGGTCAACAACACACGAGACAAAGCGGAAATTGCCTACAGCATTTACGACGGGAATTCGTGGTCGGATCCGACGCTGCTCACAAGCACGAGCGTTACCCAACGACGTCCAACGGTAGCCAAAGCGGACGGTGAATGGCATCTAGCCTGGGAGTCGTTCGACCGCGAGACGGGTTCGACGACTGTTCGCTCGACAGTTGTCTCCCCAGACGGAACGACAGCGCCCATCTCAGAGTGGTCCGGGGCTGCAAGCCCGGATCTGGGACGGCGCAACGATGGCACTGTCGATCTCGCATATCTTGTCTGGGATGGAGCGCAGGTCACGGGTGTAACTCACACAATCCGTGATGGAACGGCGACTATGTCCGACCAAACCTATAGTGCGACGGCTGCTGATACGGTCGTCGTTTCGAATGGACGGGTCCTTTGGGCGACGAATACAAACCGAGACCCGACCTTGGTCGAAGGAACAGACGGGACGACAACCGAACTGTCTCTTCGTGAGGATGTTGCGGAGGTCCGGGAACTGTCTTTTTCGTCGCGGTCAGACGAGGCGATACTCTCCTATATCTCGACGCTGGAAGGAAAAGACACTCGCGATCAAGTGTATCGACTCGATCGTGGCAATGGCTGGATTTTTGATCGGAGAATCACCGAGAATATCAAAGATGGGCTTCGGGTTCGGTACAGTGATCTAGTTTTTGCCGGGAGCGCTTCGTTCCTCTCGGCCTACGCTGTCCGTGATACAGGGACTGATGCGGTGAGTGACGTGTTTGCGACCCTTCAGGAGTTCGGTCCTGCATACGCCATTGATGGATCGATCGATAGTGGTACAGCGGGCGGAGAAACGACATTGTCCTACACGCTGGAGAACCGCGGCGACGTTGACGGGGCAGAACAGGTCACTGTTAGAATACTCCGTGATGGAACAGAAATCAAGGCGATCACGCACAAGCCCTTGGAGTCCGGCGGAACGCTGGCTCGCAATTGGACAGTCACGGTCGGTGATGGGGGCGAGTTCGAACTCCAGTTGGATGTGCCGGAACCGTCGCTTGAGACAGAACCACACAGTGTCGAGTTGATTGCTGCGACTGTCCAGCTACGTGTTGATACAGTGGCTGCGACGCGGATCGGACCGAGCGAAGCGACAATCGCCGTGACAGTCACGAACCATGGCGGTGCGGTCGCTGAGAACGTACCTGTGGAACTGAGCGATGCCGCTGGTCCGGTAGGCACACCAATGCTCGATCGAATCGAGCCAGAAACGACCACCACTGTCGAGACTGTCATTGACCCAGTGTCGCTGGACAACTCCGACACCCATACTGTTCGACTTGATCCAAATGAGAGACTCCCGCCACAGGCAGAAACAACTTCGCTACGCCGAACGTACTTGGTTCGTCCAGACCTTCGTGTTGAGGATATCCGCTACCGAGAGGACAATGATCGATTCGTTCGAGTGCTCGTGTCGAACCATGGTCCAGGCGAGGGAACAGCGAGCCTTACGATTAGAGACGGCACCGACACGGAACTGGCGACGACAGATATCTCATTGCCGCCGGCGAAGACAGAAAACGGGAGTACTGTTGCAGTGCATCGCGCCATTGATTTACAGGTTCCAACCCTGGAACCGGCGCAAACGGTTGCCATCGAGGCGGAGCCAGACGTAAGTAATCTGCACCAGGAGACACTTTCCCGCGTCGAGACAGCCGAGCCGATTTTGCCGGGAGAGTACAGAGGCGATGTTGGTGATCTCACTGTGAATGCCTCTAATGAGACCATTCCAGTCGGCGGAGAAGCATCAATCGATGTTTCTGCGGACAATGTCGGGCAACTTATAATCGAAAATATCTGGACGGACTGGACAGTGTCTGTCGATGTACCAAGCGACATCGTCGAGAAATCTGTCGAAGCCAACGGCAGAGTGACACTCACTTGGCCAAGTACGAAGAGTGCTGTTTCGCCAACGCTGGCAATATCAGTACCTGACCGTTACATCGGTGGGACATACGAAGTGAACCTCACTGCAACAAACGCAAGCGATGTCGCCGAAACCACTTCGATGCTCGTCATAAAATAA
- a CDS encoding alkaline phosphatase family protein — translation MNPTVVIGLDGANWPLIEPWIEEGRLPNIARLRESGASGISRSHLPPVTCPNWKCYASGKNPGKLGVYWWERIDTDERTMALPDSTDFTSPELWDYLNDAGHRTGVVNLPMSYPPRKVDGVMVAGGPRSREDEYTEPPALQAEIEDRFDYRVHPANVLTSNEDSDRAVEMVQDLLETRLETAHALLEERDLDFLHVTLFHLNVLQHYFWDGPETREAWERIDAALEPFVEGEYNLVLMSDHGCTEIDTVFYANRWLEENGYLSTESSLASRLHGMGFTQERVAGIVRSLGLEQYIRPLVPRRIIERFPSDDGVVRQEKLKLVDWANTDVIASGQGLLYVNAADDAERESILTDLEADLAEATGTTGEPITGAIYRPEEIYEGPYVDLAPDLIFDQRPGVHTSGAMGDGPVTSEPADWRGENIPDGLVLFHGEDVAATDLGSIKISDITPTVLHWMGEAVPEDVDGEVVLSAFADGSPTATRAVRTRSPLPGRGSGSARGDLDSDVEERLEDIGYLE, via the coding sequence ATGAACCCGACTGTGGTCATCGGTCTCGACGGGGCCAACTGGCCCCTCATCGAACCCTGGATCGAGGAGGGGCGACTCCCAAACATCGCACGGTTGCGCGAGTCGGGCGCTTCGGGCATCTCCCGAAGTCACCTGCCGCCAGTCACCTGCCCGAACTGGAAGTGTTACGCCTCGGGGAAGAACCCCGGAAAGCTCGGCGTCTACTGGTGGGAACGCATCGACACGGACGAGCGAACGATGGCACTGCCCGACTCGACGGACTTTACGAGCCCGGAACTGTGGGATTACCTCAACGACGCCGGCCACCGAACGGGCGTGGTCAACCTCCCGATGTCCTACCCCCCGCGAAAGGTTGACGGGGTTATGGTCGCTGGCGGGCCCCGTTCCCGGGAAGACGAGTACACGGAGCCGCCAGCACTGCAGGCGGAAATAGAGGATCGCTTCGACTATCGAGTCCACCCGGCGAACGTCCTCACCTCCAACGAGGACAGCGACCGGGCGGTCGAGATGGTCCAGGATCTCCTCGAGACGCGCCTGGAAACGGCACACGCACTGCTCGAAGAGCGCGACCTCGACTTCCTCCACGTGACGCTCTTTCACCTGAACGTCCTCCAGCACTACTTCTGGGACGGCCCCGAGACCCGCGAGGCCTGGGAGCGCATCGACGCCGCACTCGAACCGTTCGTCGAGGGCGAGTACAACCTCGTGCTCATGTCCGACCACGGCTGTACCGAGATCGACACGGTGTTTTACGCCAATCGCTGGCTCGAGGAGAACGGATACCTCTCGACGGAGTCGAGTCTCGCCTCGCGACTCCACGGCATGGGGTTCACTCAGGAGCGCGTTGCCGGCATCGTCCGATCGCTCGGACTGGAACAGTACATCCGACCGCTGGTTCCGCGGCGAATCATCGAACGGTTCCCCAGCGACGACGGCGTCGTCCGCCAGGAGAAGCTCAAACTCGTCGACTGGGCGAACACCGACGTCATCGCCAGCGGGCAAGGCCTGTTGTACGTCAACGCCGCGGACGACGCGGAACGGGAATCGATCCTGACTGATCTGGAAGCCGACCTTGCCGAGGCGACCGGGACGACCGGTGAGCCGATCACCGGCGCGATCTATCGGCCCGAGGAGATCTACGAGGGCCCCTATGTCGATCTTGCGCCCGATCTAATCTTCGATCAGCGACCCGGCGTCCACACGAGTGGGGCAATGGGTGACGGGCCGGTCACCTCGGAACCGGCCGACTGGCGCGGCGAGAACATCCCCGACGGGCTCGTGTTGTTCCACGGCGAGGACGTCGCCGCCACGGACCTCGGGTCGATCAAGATCTCGGACATTACACCGACCGTGCTTCACTGGATGGGAGAGGCAGTGCCCGAAGACGTCGACGGTGAGGTCGTGTTGTCGGCGTTTGCGGACGGGAGTCCGACGGCGACGCGGGCGGTGCGGACGCGGTCGCCGCTTCCCGGGCGTGGATCCGGATCCGCTCGCGGTGATCTGGATTCGGATGTTGAGGAGCGATTGGAAGATATCGGGTATCTGGAGTGA
- a CDS encoding S8 family serine peptidase — protein MRRKVGEGERKQTADSDKVLPLYVRAEPGKVSAAKRAIEKTGREIRSVDAGYIAVDLPPKSTLTIAESDAVRHIQERHTPRAHQVPERNISEGVGVMHADTLHDEGVTGDGARIAVIDHRFHTDNPKYSDRIVATVGDSTYFTSDSEYNDTSYEGPTEQHGTACAELVADVAPDAELVLATTIGPQSFGQIMNEIESYDPDGATMSLGYYTGLRIDGEDPISSRIDQFTDGGRLFANSAGNEANAHWDGQFENDGNDLMVFDSSLSTPTRFPVEMPYSGSEIHVHWDADWSQDDQRYKVRVYDNEDDPVGDSSALLTEQTTDPVEIISAPSSGSNPYHLEIEKVDATGDEHFDMFTWYSSLGRTTARRSIGIPATSPDENLLSVAAVQATEYGRTSEEHLKPYSSQGPTQDGRRGIDIAAPSMVSTTDEGEYGAYGALEDGGGFNGTSAASPHVGGAFGLLFGSAISASPVQARDALFDTGRSIVDSDVAEPGENNTKIGHGYTDVAAAQEWSTSIHATGDVISPGERATITAAGSDIENITVADLWTDWSVDSTQPDGGTFSDDVASAGTGSFSWDSTQSSVSVSLTVDVPSRYVGGTYVVDVIGQKSGSPVEKTVQIDIS, from the coding sequence GTGCGACGGAAGGTGGGGGAAGGGGAGCGAAAACAGACGGCCGATTCTGACAAAGTACTGCCGCTGTACGTCAGAGCGGAACCGGGGAAGGTTTCGGCTGCCAAGCGAGCAATAGAGAAGACCGGCAGGGAGATCCGATCGGTGGACGCCGGATACATCGCGGTCGACCTGCCGCCGAAAAGTACGCTTACGATCGCGGAATCGGACGCGGTGCGTCACATCCAGGAACGCCACACGCCGCGTGCACATCAGGTACCGGAGCGGAACATTTCAGAGGGCGTCGGCGTGATGCACGCCGACACCCTCCACGATGAAGGCGTCACGGGTGACGGCGCCCGCATCGCCGTCATCGACCACAGGTTCCACACCGACAACCCGAAATATTCAGATAGAATCGTTGCGACTGTCGGCGATAGTACGTATTTCACGTCTGATAGTGAATACAACGATACAAGTTACGAAGGGCCAACGGAACAACACGGAACGGCCTGTGCCGAACTGGTCGCCGACGTCGCCCCCGACGCGGAACTGGTTCTCGCGACGACCATCGGCCCGCAATCGTTCGGCCAAATCATGAACGAGATCGAAAGTTACGATCCGGACGGGGCGACGATGTCGCTGGGGTATTATACCGGACTCCGCATCGACGGCGAGGACCCGATCAGTTCGCGAATCGATCAGTTCACTGACGGCGGGCGGCTGTTTGCGAACTCCGCCGGCAACGAGGCGAACGCACACTGGGACGGACAGTTCGAGAACGACGGCAACGATCTGATGGTCTTCGACAGTTCGCTGTCGACGCCCACACGGTTCCCCGTGGAAATGCCCTATTCGGGCAGCGAGATCCACGTCCACTGGGATGCCGACTGGAGCCAGGACGACCAGCGCTACAAAGTCCGGGTGTACGACAACGAAGACGATCCAGTCGGTGATAGCTCGGCACTCCTCACTGAACAGACGACCGATCCCGTCGAGATCATCTCGGCACCGTCGTCGGGAAGTAACCCGTACCATCTCGAAATCGAGAAGGTCGACGCCACCGGCGACGAGCACTTCGACATGTTCACCTGGTACTCGTCGCTCGGTCGCACAACCGCGCGTCGAAGCATCGGGATCCCGGCGACGAGTCCCGACGAAAATCTGCTTTCCGTGGCGGCCGTACAGGCAACGGAGTACGGTCGGACCAGCGAGGAACATCTCAAGCCCTACTCCTCGCAGGGGCCGACACAGGACGGGCGACGGGGGATCGACATCGCCGCACCGTCGATGGTTTCGACGACCGACGAGGGTGAATACGGCGCGTATGGCGCACTCGAAGACGGTGGCGGCTTCAACGGGACATCGGCAGCCTCACCACATGTCGGCGGGGCGTTCGGGTTGCTGTTCGGCTCGGCGATCAGCGCCAGTCCAGTCCAAGCGCGTGACGCACTGTTCGATACGGGACGGTCGATCGTCGATTCCGATGTCGCCGAGCCCGGCGAGAACAACACCAAGATCGGTCACGGATACACCGACGTCGCGGCCGCTCAGGAGTGGTCGACGTCGATTCATGCGACCGGCGACGTGATCTCGCCCGGGGAACGCGCGACGATAACAGCCGCGGGAAGCGACATCGAGAACATTACCGTAGCGGACCTCTGGACGGACTGGTCGGTCGACTCGACGCAACCCGACGGCGGGACCTTCAGTGACGACGTTGCGTCCGCCGGGACGGGGTCATTCTCGTGGGATTCGACGCAGTCGTCGGTCTCCGTGTCGCTGACTGTCGACGTGCCGAGTCGCTACGTCGGCGGTACGTATGTGGTGGACGTGATCGGTCAGAAATCCGGATCGCCCGTCGAGAAGACGGTCCAGATCGATATCTCCTGA